One window of the Pseudochaenichthys georgianus chromosome 21, fPseGeo1.2, whole genome shotgun sequence genome contains the following:
- the tmem182a gene encoding transmembrane protein 182 yields the protein MKLNVALFFAGLFGALAAVFTLLSFGTDYWLMASESCHPNPGDVGGVTVERGDAVVQEGAPDVTLYHEGFFWKCSFGGSAGDEDLMWKLWFTNQPHSKVCTHAYLFPFPVSQHSHNATEYDSAIIYRGFWSIFMLIGVAAVLLGGLFIICAAPFASHRLYKAGGSLFLASGLFLLCVVVMYVLWVQVLDVVELYIEHQRSTVCADFQLSLHYGLSFMFAPVGIFFCFLAGLLFLLIGRTIQINCN from the exons ATGAAGCTTAACGTGGCGTTGTTTTTTGCGGGGCTCTTCGGGGCGTTGGCAGCTGTGTTCACCCTCCTCTCGTTTGGGACAGATTACTGGCTGATGGCTTCAGAGAGCTGCCACCCAAACCCTGGAGATGTTGGTGGTGTGACAGTCGAG CGTGGCGATGCGGTGGTGCAGGAAGGCGCTCCCGACGTCACTCTGTACCATGAAGGGTTTTTCTGGAAGTGTTCGTTTGGAGGCAGCGCTGGAGATGAAGACCTGATGTGGAAGCTCTGGTTCA CAAACCAGCCTCACTCCAAAGTGTGCACGCACGCCTACCTCTTCCCATTCCCCGTGTCTCAAcattcccacaatgcaacagaGTATGACTCGGCCATCA TCTACAGAGGTTTCTGGAGCATCTTCATGCTGATCGGAGTGGCCGCCGTGTTGCTCGGGGGTCTCTTCATCATCTGTGCGGCTCCGTTCGCCAGCCACCGTTTATATAAAGCAGGCGGGAGCCTCTTCCTGGCATCAG gcctGTTCCTGCTGTGTGTGGTGGTGATGTACGTGCTGTGGGTGCAGGTGTTGGACGTGGTGGAGCTCTACATCGAGCACCAGCGCTCCACAGTGTGTGCAGACTTCCAGCTCTCCCTCCACTACGGGCTGTCCTTCATGTTCGCTCCCGTCGGCATCTTCTTCTGCTTCCTGGCcggcctcctcttcctcctcatcggcCGAACCATCCAGATCAACTGCAACTGA